The following coding sequences are from one Streptomyces sp. NBC_01294 window:
- a CDS encoding sensor histidine kinase gives MRRPLRFLGSWWPWRCWAYLGSGFLVGYPVLVALGLLVGLGMVLAVAGVGLLLLLCAVLAGVPLGALERRRLRWVEPVRVADPHASLAGARPAAWLRTRLRERATWREFGYAALLGPAFGAAGFAVVTLLAFSLILVAAPVIVWAIAPDHMMLIPGRPVSGPLEALGGTAAGLAGTAVAAYAGGLLTGAQVRTARRLLGPRREPDRVLELTRSRVRLVDAFEAERRRIERDLHDGAQQQLVALSMTLGLAELELRGLPQAAEAAALVARGRGEAKVALEQLRDLVRGIHPQVLTDHGLAAAVAEVALRHPVPVSVDLDVPRLAEAVEITAYFTVTEALANAAKHSGASRVAVVGKVEGDRLTLSVTDDGRGGADPGAGAGLAGLADRLAMLKGRLVVSSPVGGPTELRVEVPCSG, from the coding sequence ATGCGACGGCCGCTGCGGTTCCTGGGCTCGTGGTGGCCCTGGCGGTGCTGGGCGTACCTGGGCAGCGGCTTCCTCGTCGGGTATCCGGTCCTGGTGGCCCTCGGGCTGCTCGTGGGGCTCGGGATGGTGCTGGCGGTGGCCGGCGTCGGGCTGCTGCTCCTGCTCTGCGCCGTCCTCGCCGGGGTACCGCTGGGGGCGCTGGAGCGGCGGCGGCTGCGGTGGGTGGAACCCGTACGGGTGGCGGATCCGCACGCCTCGCTCGCCGGGGCCCGGCCCGCGGCCTGGCTGCGGACGCGGCTGCGCGAGCGGGCCACATGGCGGGAGTTCGGCTACGCCGCCCTGCTCGGACCGGCCTTCGGAGCGGCCGGGTTCGCCGTCGTCACGCTGCTGGCGTTCTCCCTGATCCTCGTCGCGGCCCCCGTCATCGTCTGGGCCATCGCCCCGGACCACATGATGCTGATCCCCGGCCGGCCCGTCTCCGGGCCGCTGGAGGCCCTGGGCGGCACGGCGGCCGGACTGGCCGGGACGGCCGTGGCGGCGTACGCGGGCGGCCTGCTCACCGGGGCCCAGGTACGGACCGCCCGCCGGCTGCTCGGGCCGCGCCGGGAACCCGACCGGGTGCTGGAGCTCACCCGCTCCCGGGTCCGCCTCGTGGACGCCTTCGAGGCCGAACGGCGGCGCATCGAGCGGGACCTGCACGACGGCGCCCAGCAGCAACTGGTCGCGCTCAGCATGACCCTGGGCCTCGCCGAGCTGGAACTGCGGGGCCTTCCGCAGGCCGCCGAAGCCGCCGCACTGGTGGCCCGCGGCCGCGGCGAGGCCAAGGTCGCCCTGGAGCAACTGCGCGACCTCGTACGGGGAATCCACCCGCAGGTCCTCACCGACCACGGGCTCGCGGCGGCCGTGGCCGAGGTGGCCCTGCGCCATCCCGTACCGGTGAGCGTGGACCTCGACGTGCCGCGGCTGGCCGAGGCCGTGGAGATCACCGCGTACTTCACCGTCACCGAGGCGCTGGCCAACGCGGCCAAGCACAGCGGCGCCTCCCGCGTCGCCGTCGTCGGTAAGGTCGAGGGCGACCGGCTCACCCTCTCCGTCACCGACGACGGCCGCGGCGGCGCCGATCCCGGCGCGGGGGCGGGCCTGGCGGGACTCGCGGACAGGTTGGCGATGTTGAAGGGCAGGCTGGTGGTGTCCAGTCCGGTGGGCGGGCCGACCGAACTGCGCGTGGAGGTGCCGTGCTCCGGCTGA
- a CDS encoding response regulator transcription factor: MLRLILAEDSVLLRAGLTELLTRGGHRVLAAVGTAEELVRAVEAERPDAVVTDVRMPPGFRDEGLRAALELRSRDGSLPVLVLSQYIATAYATQLLTGASAAGLGYLLKDRVGEVAEFLDALQRVADGETVIDPEVVRVLLSRQSEDRPLARLTPREREVLTLMASGLNNQALARRLFITEAAVVKHASSIFMKLDLDATEGNRRVLAVLAHLRGLDPA, from the coding sequence GTGCTCCGGCTGATCCTCGCCGAGGACTCCGTGCTGCTGCGCGCGGGGCTGACGGAACTCCTCACCCGCGGCGGCCACCGGGTCCTCGCGGCCGTCGGGACCGCCGAGGAACTCGTACGGGCGGTGGAGGCGGAGCGGCCGGACGCCGTGGTCACCGACGTCCGGATGCCGCCCGGTTTCCGCGACGAGGGCCTGCGGGCTGCGCTCGAACTCCGCTCCCGGGACGGGTCGTTGCCCGTGCTCGTGCTCTCCCAGTACATCGCCACGGCCTACGCCACGCAGCTGCTCACCGGCGCCTCGGCGGCCGGGCTGGGCTATCTCCTCAAGGACCGCGTCGGCGAGGTCGCCGAGTTCCTCGACGCCCTGCAGCGGGTCGCCGACGGCGAGACCGTCATCGACCCCGAGGTCGTCAGGGTCCTGCTGAGCCGGCAGTCCGAGGACCGGCCGCTGGCCCGGCTGACCCCGCGCGAGCGGGAGGTGCTGACCCTGATGGCCTCGGGCCTCAACAACCAGGCCCTGGCGCGGCGCCTGTTCATCACGGAGGCCGCCGTCGTCAAACACGCCTCCAGCATCTTCATGAAGCTCGACCTCGACGCCACCGAGGGCAACCGCCGCGTCCTGGCCGTACTCGCCCACCTCCGGGGCCTCGACCCGGCCTAG
- a CDS encoding inositol monophosphatase family protein gives MINSNTSVNDTDVAIAAARAGAEAVRARYGQRLARIDKGAGDFATDADLAAEEAILGVIRAARPEDAVHGEEGGQQGAAGAARQWLVDPLCGTLNYAVGTTLVAVNVALRGGPAAVADPFSGEVFFTDGETAWVRRDGSDTQAAPTAATRLVDVNLDPPFPSAPGFRAVELLAHPGFVERLRPRVVSTTLALAWVAAGKRAAYVTDGGDLTGNVHFAAGIALCRASGCVVTGVDGGPVGPAGRGLVAAADAETHDLLMSLIRGRGAS, from the coding sequence GTGATCAACTCGAACACGAGCGTCAACGACACCGATGTCGCGATAGCAGCGGCGCGTGCCGGCGCCGAGGCCGTGCGCGCCAGGTACGGACAGCGGCTCGCCCGCATCGACAAGGGCGCCGGGGACTTCGCCACCGACGCCGATCTGGCGGCCGAGGAGGCGATCCTCGGCGTCATCCGTGCCGCACGGCCCGAGGATGCGGTGCACGGCGAGGAGGGCGGGCAGCAGGGCGCGGCCGGCGCGGCGCGCCAGTGGCTGGTGGACCCCTTGTGCGGCACGCTCAACTACGCCGTCGGCACCACGCTGGTCGCCGTCAACGTGGCACTGCGAGGCGGACCGGCCGCGGTGGCCGATCCGTTCAGTGGCGAGGTCTTCTTCACCGACGGTGAGACCGCGTGGGTTCGGCGCGACGGCAGCGACACGCAGGCGGCCCCGACGGCTGCCACCCGGTTGGTGGACGTGAACCTGGATCCGCCCTTTCCGAGCGCGCCGGGATTCCGAGCCGTGGAGCTGCTCGCCCACCCCGGCTTCGTCGAACGGCTCCGGCCGCGGGTCGTGTCCACGACGCTGGCGCTGGCCTGGGTGGCGGCCGGCAAGCGCGCCGCGTACGTCACCGACGGCGGTGACCTGACCGGGAACGTGCACTTCGCCGCCGGCATCGCACTGTGCCGGGCCTCCGGCTGCGTCGTCACCGGCGTCGACGGCGGTCCGGTCGGGCCGGCGGGCCGCGGGCTCGTGGCGGCCGCGGACGCCGAGACCCACGACCTCCTGATGTCGCTGATCCGCGGTCGGGGCGCCTCCTAG
- a CDS encoding glycosyltransferase 87 family protein, producing MTPSRTAWWTTGWLTAAGWALSFPLFSSLEPHRLWGWCAAAGYLGAAGATALGRRRAALAAALLGAVAVPLLWLVLTGQGQSEVTVIERSGRLLLESGRIYVDRPEQVEEYTPYLPAMALLGLPRALLGGDTGGDVWAVRLLGDARIWCAAALFGCLWAARRLLGADGRPGRLLDGDGGTGADAVPGRLLSVLVASPVVALPLAVSGVDLPLAGLCCLALAAAAAGRPVPAGAALAGACALKWTALPAVAVVVALLAVCRGGRPAVRCALTAAGGTALLVLPGALLQPAEVWRQVFAFPTGRAEVPTPASSPLPGHLLAELGPWGWYLTMGLLAVGGLAVALSLFVRPPRTVVAAADRLALGLTLAFLLAPAGRFGYLALPVLLVVWARSTPPRRPGASRIVAGSGAAGRRPARAS from the coding sequence ATGACCCCTTCCCGTACCGCCTGGTGGACCACCGGCTGGCTGACCGCCGCCGGGTGGGCGCTGTCCTTCCCGCTGTTCTCCTCGCTGGAACCGCACCGGCTGTGGGGCTGGTGCGCGGCCGCCGGATACCTCGGGGCCGCCGGAGCCACCGCCCTCGGCCGCCGCCGGGCGGCGCTCGCCGCCGCCCTGCTGGGCGCCGTCGCCGTACCGCTCCTGTGGCTCGTCCTGACCGGCCAGGGGCAGTCGGAGGTGACGGTCATCGAACGCTCGGGGCGGCTCCTGCTGGAGTCCGGCCGGATCTACGTGGACCGGCCCGAGCAGGTCGAGGAGTACACCCCGTACCTGCCGGCCATGGCGCTGCTCGGCCTTCCTCGGGCGCTGCTCGGGGGCGACACCGGAGGGGACGTCTGGGCGGTGCGGCTGCTGGGGGACGCCCGGATCTGGTGCGCGGCGGCCCTGTTCGGCTGCCTGTGGGCGGCCCGGCGGCTGCTGGGCGCGGACGGGAGGCCGGGTCGGCTGCTGGACGGGGACGGCGGAACGGGCGCCGACGCGGTGCCGGGGCGGCTGCTGTCCGTCCTGGTCGCGTCGCCGGTGGTGGCCCTGCCCCTGGCGGTGAGTGGGGTGGACCTGCCGCTGGCCGGGCTCTGCTGCCTGGCGCTGGCGGCCGCCGCCGCCGGCCGGCCCGTTCCGGCCGGGGCGGCCCTCGCCGGGGCGTGCGCGCTGAAGTGGACGGCGCTGCCCGCGGTGGCCGTGGTGGTGGCCCTGCTCGCCGTCTGCCGGGGCGGCCGGCCGGCGGTGCGCTGCGCGCTGACGGCGGCCGGCGGCACGGCCCTGCTGGTGCTGCCGGGAGCGCTGCTCCAGCCGGCGGAGGTGTGGCGCCAGGTGTTCGCCTTCCCCACCGGGCGGGCGGAGGTGCCGACCCCGGCGAGCAGCCCGCTGCCGGGACACCTGCTGGCCGAACTGGGCCCCTGGGGCTGGTACCTGACGATGGGTCTGCTGGCGGTGGGCGGCCTCGCGGTGGCGCTCTCCCTGTTCGTCCGCCCGCCGCGCACGGTGGTGGCCGCGGCCGACCGCCTGGCCCTCGGGCTCACGCTGGCCTTCCTGCTGGCCCCGGCGGGTCGCTTCGGATACCTGGCCCTGCCGGTCCTGCTGGTGGTCTGGGCCCGCTCCACGCCGCCCCGCCGTCCCGGCGCCTCCCGGATCGTGGCCGGCTCGGGAGCCGCCGGCCGTCGTCCGGCGCGCGCCTCCTAG
- the metG gene encoding methionine--tRNA ligase, with protein MARHLITSALPYINGIKHLGNMVGSMLPADVYSRYLRQRGHDVLYICATDEHGTPAELAAKEAGISVAEFCAQAHDAQKAVYDGFELSFDYFGRSSSAQNREITQHFARRLQENGFIEERAIRQVYSPVDGRFLPDRYVEGTCPHCGYDKARGDQCENCTRVLDPTDLIEPRSAISGSTELEVRETKHLFLLQSKLQHEVEAWVAEHEEEWPQLASSIARKWLTEGLHDRAITRDLDWGVPVPADTWPELAAEGKVFYVWFDAPIEYIGSTKEWSDLDPANRDYKAWWYEAEDVRYTQFMAKDNVPFHTVMFPATELATREPWKKVDYVKAFNWLTYYGGKFSTSQKRGVFTDQALEILPADFWRYFLIANAPESDDSSFTWEHFAATVNKDLGGTLGNFVNRVLTFSRKKFGDDVPAGSPAGEVEAKLGEQIAELLAEYEGHMEALQYRKAAAALRALWSAGNAYLDEKAPWLEVKTDLEGAALTLRTAMNLIHLYSVVSEPFIPASARAMRSSFALADDTAAWITPEQARSLDAVPAGTPFTVPPVLFARVTEEDLESYRERFGGSPEA; from the coding sequence ATGGCTCGACACCTGATCACCAGCGCGCTTCCGTACATCAACGGGATCAAGCACCTGGGCAACATGGTCGGGTCGATGCTTCCGGCGGATGTGTACTCCCGGTACCTCCGCCAGCGCGGCCACGACGTCCTCTACATCTGCGCCACCGACGAGCACGGCACCCCCGCCGAGCTCGCCGCCAAGGAGGCCGGCATCTCGGTCGCCGAGTTCTGCGCGCAGGCCCACGACGCCCAGAAGGCGGTCTACGACGGCTTCGAGCTGTCCTTCGACTACTTCGGCCGCAGCTCCTCCGCGCAGAACCGCGAGATCACCCAGCACTTCGCGCGCCGCCTCCAGGAGAACGGCTTCATCGAGGAGCGCGCGATCCGGCAGGTGTACTCGCCGGTCGACGGCCGCTTCCTGCCGGACCGCTACGTCGAGGGCACCTGCCCGCACTGCGGCTACGACAAGGCCCGCGGCGACCAGTGCGAGAACTGCACCCGCGTCCTGGACCCCACGGACCTGATCGAGCCCCGCTCGGCCATCTCCGGCTCCACCGAGCTGGAGGTCCGCGAGACCAAGCACCTGTTCCTCCTGCAGTCCAAGCTCCAGCACGAGGTCGAGGCCTGGGTCGCCGAGCACGAGGAGGAGTGGCCGCAGCTCGCCTCCTCCATCGCCCGCAAGTGGCTGACCGAGGGCCTGCACGACCGCGCCATCACCCGTGACCTCGACTGGGGCGTCCCGGTGCCGGCCGACACCTGGCCCGAGCTCGCCGCCGAGGGCAAGGTCTTCTACGTCTGGTTCGACGCCCCGATCGAGTACATCGGCTCGACCAAGGAGTGGTCGGACCTGGACCCGGCGAACCGCGACTACAAGGCGTGGTGGTACGAGGCCGAGGACGTCCGCTACACCCAGTTCATGGCCAAGGACAACGTCCCGTTCCACACGGTGATGTTCCCCGCCACCGAGCTGGCCACCCGCGAGCCCTGGAAGAAGGTCGACTACGTCAAGGCCTTCAACTGGCTGACGTACTACGGCGGCAAGTTCTCCACCTCGCAGAAGCGCGGCGTCTTCACCGACCAGGCGCTGGAGATCCTCCCGGCCGACTTCTGGCGCTACTTCCTCATCGCCAACGCGCCCGAGTCCGACGACTCGTCCTTCACGTGGGAGCACTTCGCCGCCACGGTCAACAAGGACCTCGGCGGCACCCTCGGCAACTTCGTCAACCGCGTACTGACCTTCTCCCGCAAGAAGTTCGGCGACGACGTCCCCGCCGGCAGCCCCGCCGGCGAGGTCGAGGCCAAGCTGGGCGAGCAGATCGCCGAGCTGCTGGCCGAGTACGAGGGCCACATGGAGGCCCTGCAGTACCGCAAGGCGGCGGCCGCGCTGCGCGCCCTGTGGTCGGCCGGCAACGCCTACCTGGACGAGAAGGCCCCCTGGCTGGAGGTCAAGACCGACCTGGAGGGCGCGGCGCTGACCCTGCGCACCGCGATGAACCTGATCCACCTCTACTCGGTGGTCTCCGAGCCGTTCATCCCGGCCTCGGCGCGCGCCATGCGCTCCTCCTTCGCGCTCGCCGACGACACGGCCGCCTGGATCACCCCGGAGCAGGCCAGGTCGCTGGACGCGGTCCCGGCCGGTACGCCGTTCACCGTGCCGCCGGTGCTCTTCGCGCGGGTCACCGAGGAGGACCTGGAGTCCTACCGCGAGCGCTTCGGCGGTTCCCCGGAGGCCTGA
- a CDS encoding sigma-70 family RNA polymerase sigma factor has translation MSQWDPTARLSYWAFHANRRPAYMRFAYLQLGSDAAAEEAVDAAFDSIMGEWLRMLHMDRLDAYAWTVLKQCLVDGRRRRHPWQQQPEPMDISAFEAALKEAHADQYEVLTDTIRFYSAVSRLAERQRDAVLLRYGLRCTPGEAAAVMGVDEATVRSYLGQAHRRLARLLDTSVASAESAES, from the coding sequence ATGAGCCAGTGGGATCCGACGGCGCGCCTGTCGTACTGGGCCTTCCACGCGAACCGGCGCCCCGCGTACATGCGCTTCGCGTACCTGCAGCTGGGTTCCGACGCGGCGGCGGAGGAAGCGGTGGACGCCGCCTTCGACTCGATCATGGGCGAGTGGCTCCGGATGCTCCACATGGACCGCCTGGACGCCTACGCGTGGACCGTGCTCAAGCAGTGCCTGGTCGACGGGCGGCGCCGGCGCCACCCCTGGCAGCAGCAGCCCGAGCCGATGGACATCAGCGCCTTCGAGGCCGCCCTCAAGGAGGCCCACGCCGACCAGTACGAGGTACTGACGGACACCATCCGCTTCTACTCCGCCGTCTCCCGGCTCGCCGAGCGGCAGCGTGACGCCGTCCTCCTGCGGTACGGGCTCCGGTGCACCCCCGGTGAGGCCGCCGCCGTGATGGGCGTCGACGAGGCCACGGTCCGCTCCTACCTCGGCCAGGCACACCGGCGGCTCGCCCGCCTGCTCGACACGTCCGTCGCATCAGCCGAATCAGCCGAATCATGA
- a CDS encoding low temperature requirement protein A: METEHRVSTLELFFDLVFVFTITQLTVLLADDLSLRGAGQVVLIFTVLFWMYGGYAHLTNQVPPDRTVRRVLLMLAMGAFLVCALAVPTAFGAGGIAFGLGYLLVVLVHSALFTQAHGRGVLWFALPNALCALSVTAAGFFDGLPAWGLWMLALLLQFVTPVVVQRVAASGSAGSSVEAEAEAKPEAAEQTVGDQLGGMNAAHLVERHGLLLIIVFGESVIAIGIGVGSLPLSFGIAGGAFLALTIASAMWWMYFVRDEGRAEEVFARTPPERRFKLAMVAYYYAFLPMLLGIAVFAAGVKKTIGHLGEHLHTGPAVALAGGVALYLAGDLAFRAALGIGPARYRAAALVLALATVPVGTGWTGAGQLVALGCVLVGALVAEGGRSPAAPAGGTAAAAVTGSG; the protein is encoded by the coding sequence ATGGAAACCGAGCACCGCGTCAGCACGCTGGAGCTGTTCTTCGACCTCGTCTTCGTCTTCACCATCACGCAGTTGACGGTGCTTCTGGCCGACGACCTGAGCCTGCGGGGCGCGGGGCAGGTGGTGTTGATCTTCACCGTGCTGTTCTGGATGTACGGGGGCTACGCGCACCTGACCAACCAGGTGCCGCCGGACCGGACCGTCCGGCGGGTGCTGCTGATGCTGGCCATGGGGGCGTTCCTGGTGTGCGCCCTGGCCGTGCCCACCGCTTTCGGGGCGGGCGGCATCGCCTTCGGCCTCGGGTACCTGCTGGTGGTCCTGGTTCACAGCGCGCTGTTCACGCAGGCGCACGGGCGCGGGGTGCTGTGGTTCGCGCTGCCCAACGCCCTGTGCGCGCTGTCGGTGACGGCCGCCGGGTTCTTCGACGGGCTGCCGGCCTGGGGGCTGTGGATGCTGGCGCTGCTGCTCCAGTTCGTGACGCCCGTGGTCGTGCAGCGGGTCGCGGCGAGCGGCTCGGCGGGCAGCTCGGTGGAGGCCGAAGCGGAGGCGAAGCCCGAGGCGGCCGAGCAGACGGTCGGCGACCAGCTCGGCGGAATGAACGCGGCGCACCTGGTGGAGCGGCACGGCCTGCTGCTGATCATCGTCTTCGGCGAGTCCGTGATCGCGATCGGCATCGGGGTGGGCTCGCTGCCCCTGTCCTTCGGCATCGCGGGCGGGGCGTTCCTGGCCCTGACGATCGCGTCCGCGATGTGGTGGATGTACTTCGTGCGCGACGAGGGCCGGGCCGAGGAGGTCTTCGCGCGGACCCCGCCGGAGCGGCGTTTCAAGCTGGCGATGGTCGCGTACTACTACGCCTTCCTGCCCATGCTCCTGGGCATCGCCGTCTTCGCGGCGGGCGTGAAGAAGACCATCGGGCACCTCGGCGAGCACCTGCACACCGGCCCGGCGGTCGCGCTGGCGGGCGGGGTCGCCCTGTACCTGGCGGGTGACCTGGCCTTCCGTGCGGCGCTGGGCATCGGGCCGGCCCGGTACCGCGCGGCGGCACTGGTGCTCGCGCTCGCCACCGTCCCCGTGGGCACGGGGTGGACGGGAGCCGGCCAGCTGGTGGCCCTGGGGTGCGTCCTGGTCGGCGCACTGGTCGCCGAGGGCGGCCGCTCCCCCGCCGCACCGGCGGGGGGAACGGCCGCGGCGGCCGTCACGGGCAGCGGATGA
- a CDS encoding beta-ketoacyl-ACP synthase III: protein MTGSRVVALGHYQPARVLTNEDLAAMVDTTDEWIRSRVGIRTRHMAGPDEPVDELAYQAAGKALAGAGLSPDDIDLVLVATSTAIDRSPNMAARVAAKLGMGGSPAVMDINVVCSGFTHALATADHAIRAGSATRALVIGADKMTEITDWNDRSTCVLTGDGAGAAIVEACEEPGIGPVLWGSVPEMGNAVRIEGSPPVFAQEGQSVYRWTTSQLPPLARKVCEKAGVAPEELAAVVLHQANLRIIEPLAAKIGAVNAVVARDVIDSGNTSAASIPMALSKLVQRGEIPSGAPVLLFGFGGNLSYAGQVIRCP from the coding sequence ATGACCGGTTCACGAGTGGTGGCGCTAGGGCACTACCAGCCCGCCAGAGTGCTCACCAACGAGGACCTCGCGGCCATGGTGGACACCACCGACGAGTGGATCCGGTCCCGCGTCGGCATCCGCACCCGCCACATGGCGGGCCCGGACGAGCCGGTGGACGAGCTGGCCTACCAGGCGGCGGGCAAGGCGCTGGCCGGCGCCGGCCTGAGCCCGGACGACATCGACCTCGTCCTGGTCGCCACCTCCACCGCGATCGACCGTTCCCCCAACATGGCCGCGCGCGTCGCCGCCAAGCTGGGCATGGGCGGCAGCCCCGCCGTGATGGACATCAACGTCGTCTGCTCGGGCTTCACCCACGCCCTGGCCACCGCCGACCACGCCATCCGGGCCGGCTCCGCCACCCGCGCCCTGGTCATCGGCGCCGACAAGATGACCGAGATCACCGACTGGAACGACCGCTCCACCTGCGTCCTCACGGGCGACGGGGCGGGCGCGGCCATCGTCGAGGCCTGCGAGGAGCCGGGCATCGGCCCGGTGCTGTGGGGATCGGTCCCCGAGATGGGCAATGCCGTGCGGATCGAGGGCTCCCCGCCGGTCTTCGCGCAGGAGGGCCAGTCCGTCTACCGCTGGACCACCAGCCAGCTCCCGCCGCTCGCCCGCAAGGTGTGCGAGAAGGCCGGAGTCGCCCCGGAGGAACTGGCCGCGGTCGTCCTCCACCAGGCGAACCTGCGGATCATCGAACCGCTCGCCGCCAAGATCGGCGCCGTCAACGCCGTCGTCGCCCGCGATGTCATCGACTCCGGCAACACCTCGGCCGCCAGCATCCCGATGGCCCTGTCGAAGCTGGTCCAGCGCGGCGAGATCCCCTCCGGCGCCCCGGTCCTCCTCTTCGGCTTCGGCGGCAACCTCTCCTACGCCGGCCAGGTCATCCGCTGCCCGTGA
- the fdhD gene encoding formate dehydrogenase accessory sulfurtransferase FdhD, with protein sequence MGRVTERRRVVRIRNGGAGVRPDTLVAEEPLEIRLNGRPLAITMRTPGDDFALAVGFLVSEGVLGAASDVQAVTYCEGATEDGSNTYNVVNVQLAAGVPVPDITLERNVYTTSSCGLCGKASLDAVRTATRFPGIAADPVRVPVEVLTELPDRLRAAQKVFDRTGGLHAAGLFTAQGELLDLREDVGRHNAVDKIIGRAFQAGRLPLTGAVLLVSGRASFELVQKAVMAGIPLLAAVSAPSSLAVDLALESGMTLVGFLRGPDMNIYAGEERITL encoded by the coding sequence ATGGGACGGGTCACCGAGCGCCGTCGCGTCGTCCGGATCCGGAACGGCGGGGCGGGCGTCCGCCCGGACACACTGGTGGCCGAGGAGCCGCTGGAGATACGGCTGAACGGCAGGCCGCTGGCCATCACGATGCGCACGCCGGGTGACGACTTCGCCCTGGCGGTGGGCTTCCTGGTGAGCGAGGGGGTGCTCGGCGCCGCCTCGGACGTCCAGGCCGTCACCTACTGCGAGGGGGCGACCGAGGACGGTTCCAACACCTACAACGTGGTGAACGTGCAGCTGGCCGCCGGGGTCCCCGTTCCGGACATCACGCTGGAGCGCAACGTCTACACCACCTCCTCGTGCGGCCTGTGCGGCAAGGCCAGCCTGGACGCGGTCCGGACCGCGACCCGCTTCCCGGGGATCGCCGCCGATCCGGTACGGGTCCCCGTGGAGGTCCTCACCGAGCTCCCGGACCGGCTGCGAGCGGCCCAGAAGGTCTTCGACCGCACGGGCGGGCTGCATGCGGCCGGGCTGTTCACGGCGCAGGGCGAGCTGCTGGACCTGCGGGAGGACGTGGGCCGGCACAACGCGGTGGACAAGATCATCGGCCGTGCGTTCCAGGCGGGCCGGCTCCCGCTGACGGGCGCGGTCCTGCTGGTGTCGGGCCGCGCCTCCTTCGAGCTCGTACAGAAGGCCGTGATGGCGGGCATCCCGCTCCTGGCGGCCGTCTCCGCACCGTCCTCGCTGGCGGTGGACCTGGCACTGGAGTCGGGCATGACCCTGGTCGGCTTCCTGCGGGGCCCGGACATGAACATCTACGCGGGCGAGGAGCGGATCACCCTGTAG
- a CDS encoding (2Fe-2S) ferredoxin domain-containing protein, producing the protein MTWIRPLGAHAERPCTLVVCRGCCCGDPRKNPGTDHDGQLARLREAAAASGGRLAVRTSECLGPCAQANVIVVQPTTEARRRGARAVWFGWALDDTATDEIIAWAESGGPGSTPLPATLDLHRIDPPTPKPAEASTRRSRRGR; encoded by the coding sequence GTGACCTGGATACGCCCGCTCGGCGCGCACGCCGAACGCCCCTGCACCCTGGTGGTCTGCCGCGGCTGCTGCTGCGGCGACCCCCGCAAGAACCCCGGCACCGACCACGACGGCCAACTCGCCCGGCTGCGCGAGGCCGCGGCCGCCTCCGGGGGCCGCCTGGCCGTCCGTACGAGCGAATGCCTCGGGCCGTGCGCCCAGGCCAACGTCATCGTGGTCCAGCCCACCACCGAAGCCCGCCGCCGCGGCGCCCGCGCGGTGTGGTTCGGCTGGGCCCTGGACGACACCGCGACCGACGAGATCATCGCCTGGGCCGAATCCGGCGGCCCGGGCTCCACCCCGCTCCCGGCCACCCTGGACCTCCACCGCATCGACCCGCCGACCCCGAAGCCGGCCGAGGCCTCCACACGCCGCTCCCGCCGGGGGCGATGA